From the genome of Paraburkholderia flava, one region includes:
- a CDS encoding DUF3142 domain-containing protein, whose product MSAIAVHDVVARTAFVVRGMRRRGFWFVVACALLALTGCGKPVQPLPNDAYVWQRVWTDGVVAAMRESSGLVGTWHVLAAELDARAHWNDVTPDWNALVSAHTQVVAVVRIDGTLDRLDDAASITHIAVVLDAWKRRGVNVAGVEIDHDCATARLAGYQRFLATLRTRLDPSIKLSITALPTWLDSPAALDGVLAQTDEAVLQVHAVMNPVQGLFDDTRALAWMHAFAGHSRHPWRVALPTYGTRVTWSRDGRVTGIESERPTLASGDLAHELVAQPGEISAFAARIAKERPDGLAGIVWFRLPTDDDTRAWSLATWRAVLAHAPLQPELTVRANEAAGSAARDLVLVNAGNADAPLPARIRVDAGCAAADGINGYVIDRDSRSLFLRRAQDGLLRAGRQRTVGWIRCNQGTPALHVEP is encoded by the coding sequence ATGTCGGCCATCGCCGTGCACGACGTCGTAGCCCGTACCGCTTTCGTCGTGCGGGGTATGCGGCGTCGGGGCTTCTGGTTTGTCGTCGCATGTGCGTTGCTGGCGCTCACCGGTTGCGGCAAACCGGTGCAGCCGCTGCCGAATGACGCATACGTGTGGCAGCGCGTGTGGACCGACGGCGTCGTCGCGGCGATGCGCGAAAGCAGCGGGCTTGTCGGTACGTGGCATGTGCTGGCCGCGGAACTCGATGCACGCGCCCATTGGAACGACGTGACGCCCGACTGGAACGCGCTCGTGTCTGCGCATACGCAGGTGGTGGCAGTGGTGCGGATCGACGGCACGCTCGATCGTCTTGACGACGCAGCTTCGATCACTCATATCGCGGTGGTACTCGATGCGTGGAAGCGTCGCGGCGTGAATGTCGCGGGCGTCGAGATCGATCACGACTGCGCGACCGCCCGGCTCGCCGGTTATCAACGCTTTCTCGCGACGCTGCGCACGCGGCTCGATCCGTCCATCAAGCTGTCGATCACCGCGCTGCCGACCTGGCTCGACAGTCCCGCTGCGCTCGACGGCGTGCTCGCGCAAACAGACGAAGCGGTGCTACAGGTGCATGCGGTGATGAATCCGGTGCAGGGTCTGTTCGACGACACGCGTGCGCTCGCGTGGATGCACGCGTTCGCGGGGCACAGTCGTCATCCGTGGCGTGTCGCGTTGCCGACGTACGGCACGCGCGTAACGTGGAGCCGCGACGGTCGCGTGACCGGTATCGAAAGCGAGCGGCCGACTTTAGCGTCCGGCGATCTCGCGCACGAACTCGTCGCGCAGCCCGGAGAGATTTCCGCGTTTGCCGCGCGCATCGCGAAGGAGCGGCCCGACGGGCTCGCGGGCATCGTGTGGTTCCGCCTGCCCACCGACGATGACACGCGCGCATGGAGCCTCGCGACGTGGCGCGCGGTGCTCGCGCACGCGCCGCTGCAACCCGAGTTGACGGTCCGCGCGAATGAAGCAGCCGGTTCGGCGGCCCGCGATCTCGTGCTCGTGAACGCGGGCAACGCGGATGCGCCGCTGCCGGCACGCATCCGCGTCGATGCAGGCTGCGCTGCCGCCGACGGTATCAACGGCTACGTGATCGATCGCGATAGCCGAAGTCTGTTTCTCCGACGCGCGCAGGATGGGCTGCTGCGCGCGGGTCGCCAGCGCACGGTCGGCTGGATTCGCTGCAACCAGGGAACGCCTGCTCTTCATGTCGAACCATAA
- a CDS encoding DUF748 domain-containing protein produces the protein MASLDKAKLASSLQAVRNVAHARRTRRILIGLLIFLVLFGLFGFLAAPPLIRHIAEQQLSKQLDRPATIGRIALNPYTLNFEADSVHIGERGGAGDFVDIARLIVRPSWSSLFRAAPIVDEVQVDSPRFHIIRYDAQRFNFTDLIEKFSKQPSTPSSKPTLFSVSNIRVENGRIDFDDRLLGMKHVIDQWKLGIPFIATLPSKTDIFVQPLLRARIDGSPLAIDGKTKPFAASRESEVALRFDGLDVPQLLSYVPTKLPVTVRTGKLSSDLKLNFVMSGDAPTLSVTGTVDLADVDARDAQNAPFVSVHQLHVAAGMLEPLKNVYRFDDIRIDAPTVALARDKAGVLSVQKMFAPAPATAAASTPAAASAPAKAAAASGAASTPAEANDADKTPAPLDLSIKRFELTDGTVNFRDDSAAQPVALNVTQMSATLADFAMLAKTPAHYAFAASLKQGGSVAASGSFTLATQTADAKLDVKSLPLPLAQPYLASATSARIADGTVSAAVNLNTNWGKSPLDLKVSDSTVTLQSLKVNAADSKEPALALAQADAKIGQVDVAAQKATVSSVDVTGLVVNARRMKDGRIDLAELANPPHGVAAQREARPAAKASSSSKDAAWHYTIGELNLKDGTANFTDETTPRPVKLAVTPIQLKVQQISDDMSHPLPIDLHATLNRKGTLGVTGNVTASPLKLALKIDANRLDAAAFEPYFGGKLNATIASALLNASGDVALSQAKALDVTYRGDVALVDVRMLDKATSDPFAGWRSLALTNLKARYDEHGTDVDAGRVTFSNFYGRVLLDAQGKLNLSDVVAHETGEAQSLTRDKNAKGEPIPLTPQAASEAAVSAPRPASGPAPTVTAATPPQSPVKLHFGQLLLQDGRVTYTDNFIKPNYTANLVSITGKIGAFGTQSTVAAPVDVAAKLAANGPLSIRGTVNPLIAKPALDLTASAHDIELTNLTPYAAKYAGYPITKGKLNVDLHYKLDNDQLTANNHIFIDQLTFGDHIDNDTATKLPVRLAISLLKNSRGEIDVNIPVSGSLSNPEFSIGGLIWHAVLNLLQKAVTAPFSLLANAFGGGGEELGYVEFDPGSAKLSDAATKKLDTIAKALADKPSVKIDLIGRVDPAADEPALRTAYVERLVKQQKIKDTVGNGESVDTSSVTVDPGEYDKYLAKAYKSADFKKPRNFVGLTKTLPADEMKAAIAEHAPVNDASLRDLAQRRAQSVQQYFDGKIDSSRIFIVAPKLTADGIKDKGAATRVDFGLK, from the coding sequence ATGGCAAGCCTCGATAAAGCAAAGCTCGCTTCTTCCCTTCAGGCTGTGCGCAACGTCGCGCACGCTCGCCGCACGCGGCGCATCCTGATCGGCCTGTTGATCTTCCTGGTCCTGTTCGGGCTCTTCGGTTTCTTGGCGGCACCGCCGCTGATCCGTCATATCGCCGAGCAGCAACTGAGCAAGCAACTCGACCGGCCGGCCACCATCGGCCGCATCGCGCTCAATCCGTACACGCTCAATTTCGAAGCCGATAGCGTGCATATCGGCGAGCGGGGCGGTGCCGGCGATTTCGTCGACATTGCGCGGCTGATCGTGCGGCCGTCGTGGTCGTCGCTGTTCCGTGCGGCGCCGATCGTCGATGAAGTGCAGGTCGATTCGCCGCGTTTCCACATCATTCGCTACGACGCGCAGCGCTTCAATTTCACCGACCTGATCGAGAAGTTCTCGAAACAGCCGTCCACGCCGTCGAGCAAGCCGACGCTGTTCTCGGTGTCGAACATTCGCGTCGAAAACGGCCGGATCGATTTTGACGACCGCCTGCTCGGCATGAAGCACGTTATCGATCAATGGAAGCTCGGCATTCCGTTCATCGCGACGCTGCCGTCGAAGACCGACATCTTCGTGCAGCCGCTGCTGCGCGCGCGTATCGACGGCAGCCCGCTCGCAATCGACGGCAAGACCAAGCCGTTCGCGGCATCGCGCGAATCGGAAGTGGCGCTGCGCTTCGACGGCCTCGACGTGCCGCAACTGCTGTCGTACGTACCGACGAAGCTGCCGGTCACGGTGCGCACCGGCAAATTGTCGAGCGATCTGAAGCTGAACTTCGTGATGTCCGGCGATGCGCCGACGCTGAGCGTCACCGGCACCGTCGATCTCGCTGACGTCGATGCACGCGATGCGCAGAACGCGCCGTTCGTGTCGGTGCATCAGCTGCACGTCGCAGCGGGGATGCTCGAGCCGTTGAAGAACGTCTATCGTTTCGACGATATCCGTATCGATGCGCCGACCGTCGCGCTTGCTCGCGATAAGGCCGGGGTGTTGAGCGTGCAGAAGATGTTTGCACCGGCGCCGGCAACGGCTGCAGCATCGACACCCGCCGCAGCGTCAGCTCCGGCGAAAGCAGCGGCAGCATCCGGCGCCGCGTCCACACCCGCAGAAGCTAACGACGCAGACAAAACCCCCGCCCCGCTCGACCTGTCGATCAAGCGCTTTGAACTCACCGACGGCACCGTGAACTTCCGCGACGACTCGGCTGCGCAGCCGGTCGCGCTCAACGTCACGCAGATGTCGGCAACGCTCGCCGACTTCGCGATGCTCGCGAAAACGCCCGCGCACTACGCGTTCGCCGCGTCGTTGAAGCAAGGCGGTTCGGTCGCGGCGTCGGGCTCGTTCACGCTCGCGACGCAAACCGCCGACGCGAAGCTCGACGTGAAGTCGTTGCCGCTGCCGCTCGCGCAACCGTACCTCGCGTCGGCGACGTCCGCGCGGATCGCGGACGGCACGGTGTCCGCCGCCGTGAACCTGAACACGAACTGGGGCAAGTCGCCCCTCGACTTGAAGGTCAGCGACAGCACCGTGACGTTGCAGTCGCTGAAAGTGAACGCGGCCGATTCGAAAGAGCCGGCGCTCGCGCTCGCGCAGGCCGACGCGAAGATCGGCCAGGTCGATGTGGCTGCGCAGAAGGCAACGGTGTCGAGCGTCGATGTGACGGGGCTCGTCGTGAACGCGCGCCGGATGAAAGACGGCCGCATCGATCTCGCGGAACTGGCGAACCCGCCGCACGGAGTGGCGGCGCAGCGTGAAGCGCGGCCCGCAGCAAAGGCATCGTCATCGTCGAAAGACGCCGCATGGCATTACACGATCGGCGAGCTGAACCTGAAAGACGGCACCGCGAACTTCACCGACGAAACGACGCCGCGTCCGGTGAAACTCGCCGTCACGCCGATCCAGCTGAAAGTGCAGCAGATCAGCGACGATATGAGCCACCCGCTGCCGATCGATCTGCACGCCACATTGAATCGCAAGGGCACGCTCGGCGTGACCGGCAACGTCACCGCGAGCCCGCTGAAACTCGCGCTGAAAATCGACGCGAACCGGCTCGACGCGGCGGCGTTCGAACCGTACTTCGGCGGCAAGCTGAACGCGACCATCGCGAGCGCGTTGCTGAACGCGAGCGGTGACGTCGCGCTTTCGCAGGCGAAGGCGCTGGACGTGACGTATCGCGGCGACGTCGCGCTCGTCGACGTGCGGATGCTCGACAAGGCGACCTCCGATCCGTTCGCCGGCTGGCGTTCGCTCGCGCTGACGAACCTCAAGGCGCGCTACGACGAACACGGCACCGACGTCGACGCGGGCCGCGTCACGTTCTCGAATTTCTACGGACGCGTGTTGCTCGACGCGCAGGGCAAGCTGAACCTGAGCGATGTCGTCGCACACGAAACCGGCGAGGCGCAGTCGCTGACGCGCGACAAGAACGCGAAGGGCGAGCCGATTCCGCTGACACCGCAGGCCGCATCGGAAGCGGCCGTCTCGGCGCCCCGTCCCGCATCGGGCCCGGCGCCGACGGTGACCGCCGCGACGCCGCCGCAAAGTCCGGTGAAGCTGCATTTCGGCCAGCTGCTGCTGCAGGATGGCCGCGTCACGTACACCGACAACTTCATCAAGCCGAACTACACGGCGAACCTCGTGAGCATCACCGGCAAGATCGGCGCGTTCGGTACGCAGTCGACGGTGGCTGCACCCGTCGACGTCGCCGCGAAGCTCGCGGCGAACGGACCGCTGTCGATTCGTGGCACGGTCAACCCGCTGATCGCGAAGCCCGCGCTCGATCTGACCGCAAGCGCACACGACATCGAGCTGACCAACCTCACGCCGTATGCGGCGAAGTACGCGGGTTATCCGATCACGAAGGGCAAGCTCAACGTCGATCTGCACTACAAGCTCGACAACGACCAGCTGACCGCGAACAACCACATCTTCATCGACCAGCTGACGTTCGGCGATCACATCGACAACGACACCGCGACGAAGCTGCCGGTGCGCCTCGCCATTTCGCTGCTGAAAAACTCACGCGGCGAAATCGACGTGAACATTCCGGTGTCCGGCTCGCTGTCGAACCCCGAGTTCAGCATCGGCGGGCTGATCTGGCATGCGGTGCTGAACCTGCTGCAGAAGGCGGTGACCGCACCGTTCTCGCTACTCGCGAACGCGTTCGGCGGCGGTGGCGAAGAACTCGGCTACGTCGAGTTCGATCCGGGCTCGGCGAAGCTGTCCGATGCGGCGACGAAGAAGCTCGACACGATCGCGAAGGCGCTCGCGGACAAACCGTCGGTGAAGATCGACCTGATCGGCCGCGTCGATCCGGCCGCCGACGAACCCGCGCTGCGCACCGCGTACGTCGAACGCCTCGTCAAGCAGCAGAAGATCAAGGACACGGTGGGCAATGGCGAAAGCGTCGATACGTCGTCGGTGACGGTCGATCCGGGCGAGTACGACAAGTACCTCGCGAAGGCGTACAAGTCGGCGGACTTCAAGAAGCCGCGCAACTTCGTCGGCCTGACGAAAACGCTGCCCGCCGACGAGATGAAGGCCGCGATCGCCGAGCATGCACCGGTCAACGACGCGTCGCTGCGCGACCTCGCGCAACGGCGCGCGCAAAGCGTGCAGCAGTACTTCGACGGCAAGATCGACAGCAGCCGGATCTTCATCGTCGCGCCGAAGTTGACTGCGGACGGCATCAAGGACAAGGGCGCGGCGACGCGGGTGGACTTTGGGTTGAAGTGA
- a CDS encoding DUF1254 domain-containing protein — protein sequence MIKNRRASFSLHRTCVSLAGLAFLAGCAATPGTSPKSTGWIKDEVADSYVFGYPLVLMSVARDAAVGDDIGQAPVNTLRHAQALPPVGASNPTTPSLDTLDSTGWLDVGNEPVLLSLPDSHGRYVDARALDMWTNVVWSTGAQTVVRPAGLKAQTIAFVGPGWQGDLPKGVKRFDVPTRNLWLTVRIQSAGTRDLAAVRKLQRAIRLAPLSAYVASDARTSSAASTGAASAPRGGNPADAAPPATPSAQVAAFDASTFFNRLADALPDNPPSPADPHALKTLSDLGVTPGAPAALPTGASDAIAAGLADGHDRVATPPTNLLNANGWSWFGDGVGNYGPDYGLRAYAAFAQPGIGTKDDEVRATVSLDSDGHPLNGANRYLIHFAPNQLPPVRGFWSVTAYTKDGALGESAPAHIAVGDRNGVRRNRDGSVDVTVSAVRTKAGNWLPAPRADFQLMMRLYAPKPQATDGSWSPPAVVRQ from the coding sequence ATGATAAAAAATCGCCGAGCTTCATTTTCGCTTCACCGGACCTGCGTGTCGCTCGCAGGCCTTGCGTTCCTCGCCGGCTGTGCCGCCACACCCGGAACCAGTCCGAAGTCCACTGGCTGGATCAAGGATGAGGTCGCCGACTCGTACGTCTTCGGTTATCCGCTCGTGCTGATGAGCGTCGCGCGCGACGCTGCAGTCGGCGACGACATCGGTCAGGCGCCGGTCAACACGCTGCGTCACGCACAGGCGTTGCCGCCTGTCGGCGCGTCGAACCCGACCACGCCGAGTCTCGACACGCTCGACTCCACCGGCTGGCTCGACGTCGGCAACGAGCCGGTGCTGCTGTCGCTGCCCGACTCGCACGGCCGTTACGTCGACGCCCGCGCGCTCGATATGTGGACTAACGTCGTGTGGTCGACCGGCGCGCAGACCGTGGTTCGACCTGCGGGTCTGAAGGCGCAAACGATTGCGTTCGTCGGTCCGGGCTGGCAAGGCGATCTGCCGAAGGGCGTGAAGCGCTTCGACGTGCCGACCCGCAACCTGTGGCTGACTGTGCGCATCCAGTCCGCCGGCACACGCGATCTCGCGGCCGTGCGCAAGCTGCAGCGCGCGATCCGTCTCGCGCCTTTGAGCGCGTATGTCGCGAGCGACGCACGCACGTCGTCGGCTGCATCGACTGGTGCAGCATCCGCGCCGCGCGGCGGCAATCCTGCCGATGCCGCGCCGCCCGCGACACCGTCCGCGCAGGTCGCTGCGTTCGACGCGAGCACCTTCTTCAACCGGCTCGCCGATGCGCTGCCGGACAACCCGCCGTCGCCCGCCGATCCGCACGCATTGAAGACGCTGTCCGATCTCGGCGTGACGCCCGGCGCACCGGCCGCACTGCCGACCGGCGCAAGCGATGCGATCGCCGCCGGTCTCGCCGACGGTCACGACCGCGTCGCGACGCCGCCGACGAACCTGCTGAACGCGAACGGCTGGAGCTGGTTCGGCGACGGTGTCGGCAACTATGGTCCCGACTACGGCCTGCGCGCGTATGCGGCGTTCGCGCAGCCGGGTATCGGCACGAAGGACGACGAAGTGCGCGCGACCGTATCGCTCGACAGCGACGGCCATCCGCTGAACGGCGCGAACCGTTATCTGATCCACTTCGCGCCGAACCAGCTGCCGCCGGTGCGCGGCTTCTGGTCGGTGACCGCGTACACGAAGGACGGTGCGCTCGGCGAGAGCGCGCCGGCGCATATCGCGGTCGGCGATCGCAACGGCGTGCGGCGCAATCGCGACGGTTCGGTCGACGTGACGGTATCGGCGGTGCGCACGAAAGCCGGCAACTGGCTGCCGGCACCGCGCGCCGACTTCCAGTTGATGATGCGTCTGTACGCGCCGAAGCCGCAGGCCACCGACGGTTCGTGGTCGCCGCCGGCAGTGGTGCGTCAGTAG
- a CDS encoding heavy metal translocating P-type ATPase: MTTDLAPSERPADASDRQAEFDISGMTCAACATRVEKALAKVPGVARASVNLATERATVDATASVAADALVNAIRKAGYDATPVAREASAADTAAHSAELAIGGMTCASCAMRVEKALAKVPGVAHASVNLATEKATVDLNDTVSLDALVAAVTKAGYEATPLVDTPALETAPDRAAIAAVAARRELVAVIVSALLTLPLVAPMFSGPGFEVTLPGWLQLALATVVQFGFGARFYRAAWRAVRAGAGNMDLLVALGTSAAYGVSVYGLLAHPGDTMHLYFEASAVVITLVRFGKWLEARAKRRTTDAIRALNALRPERARIVVGEREHDVPLAQVRVGMIVAVRPGERVPVDGKVLNGRTHIDESLITGESLPVPKQPDDPVTAGSINGEGAISITTTATGAETTLARIIRLVETAQAEKAPIQRLVDRVSAIFVPAILAIAAITLVGWLLAGASVETAILDAVAVLVIACPCALGLATPAAIMAGTGAAARRGVLIKDAEALEIAHQVNIVAFDKTGTLTVGRPSVTAFETSAGIARDEALALAAAVQRHSDHPLAKAVVDAHKDAGEALRHTAAQARAVPGRGVEAQINERRIGIGSSGWLAELNVTPPSELATRAQALEQAGNTVSWLIDFGADGVDSASVLALIAFGDTLKPGAREAVERLARMGVKSVLVTGDNKGSAANVAAALGIDEYHAQVLPDDKARVIRDLKIRSAGIVAMAGDGINDAPALAAADLGIAMATGTDVAMQAAGITLMRGDPTLVADAIDISRRTWRKIRQNLFWAFVYNLIGIPLAAFGLLDPMLAGAAMAFSSVSVVANALLLRGWRGVK; the protein is encoded by the coding sequence ATGACCACCGACCTTGCCCCCTCCGAACGCCCCGCCGACGCCTCTGACCGGCAGGCGGAATTCGATATCAGCGGAATGACCTGCGCGGCGTGCGCGACGCGCGTCGAGAAAGCGCTCGCGAAAGTGCCGGGCGTTGCGCGCGCGTCCGTCAATCTCGCGACTGAACGCGCTACCGTCGATGCGACTGCGTCCGTTGCTGCCGACGCACTTGTGAACGCGATCCGCAAAGCGGGCTACGACGCGACGCCGGTCGCGCGTGAAGCGAGCGCGGCGGACACCGCTGCGCACTCGGCCGAACTCGCGATCGGTGGGATGACGTGTGCGTCGTGCGCGATGCGCGTCGAGAAGGCGCTCGCGAAAGTGCCGGGCGTCGCGCACGCGTCGGTGAATCTCGCGACCGAAAAAGCGACCGTCGATCTGAACGACACCGTATCGCTCGATGCGCTCGTCGCTGCGGTGACGAAGGCCGGTTACGAAGCGACGCCGCTCGTCGACACACCAGCCCTGGAGACAGCACCCGACCGCGCGGCCATCGCCGCTGTCGCCGCCCGGCGCGAACTCGTTGCGGTCATCGTGTCGGCGCTGCTGACGCTGCCGCTGGTTGCACCGATGTTTTCCGGGCCCGGCTTCGAAGTCACACTGCCCGGCTGGCTCCAGCTCGCGCTCGCGACCGTCGTCCAGTTCGGCTTCGGCGCGCGCTTCTATCGCGCCGCGTGGCGCGCGGTCCGCGCGGGCGCGGGCAATATGGATCTGCTGGTCGCGCTCGGCACGTCGGCGGCTTATGGCGTCAGCGTGTACGGGCTGCTCGCGCATCCGGGCGACACGATGCATCTGTACTTCGAGGCGTCGGCGGTCGTGATCACGCTCGTGCGTTTCGGCAAGTGGCTCGAAGCGCGCGCGAAACGCCGCACGACCGACGCGATCCGCGCGCTCAACGCGCTGCGTCCGGAGCGGGCGCGCATCGTCGTCGGCGAACGCGAACACGACGTGCCGCTCGCGCAGGTGCGTGTCGGCATGATCGTCGCGGTGCGGCCGGGCGAGCGCGTGCCGGTCGACGGCAAGGTGCTGAACGGGCGCACGCACATCGACGAATCGCTGATCACCGGCGAAAGTCTGCCGGTGCCGAAGCAACCCGACGACCCGGTGACCGCCGGCTCGATCAACGGCGAAGGCGCTATCTCGATCACGACGACCGCGACCGGCGCCGAAACGACACTCGCGCGTATCATCCGGCTCGTCGAAACCGCGCAGGCGGAGAAGGCGCCGATCCAACGGCTCGTCGATCGCGTGAGCGCGATCTTCGTGCCGGCGATTCTAGCGATCGCGGCGATCACGCTGGTTGGCTGGCTGCTGGCCGGTGCATCGGTGGAAACCGCGATCCTCGATGCGGTCGCGGTGCTGGTGATTGCGTGCCCATGCGCGCTCGGTCTCGCGACGCCCGCCGCGATAATGGCCGGCACCGGCGCGGCTGCGCGGCGCGGCGTGCTGATCAAGGATGCGGAAGCGCTCGAGATCGCGCATCAGGTGAACATCGTCGCGTTCGACAAGACCGGCACGCTGACCGTTGGGCGGCCTTCGGTCACGGCATTCGAGACATCGGCAGGCATCGCGCGTGACGAAGCGCTCGCGCTGGCGGCTGCGGTGCAGCGGCATAGCGATCATCCGTTGGCGAAAGCGGTCGTCGATGCACATAAGGATGCAGGTGAAGCGCTACGTCATACGGCGGCGCAGGCTCGCGCAGTGCCGGGACGCGGCGTCGAGGCGCAGATCAATGAGCGCCGTATCGGCATCGGCAGCAGCGGCTGGCTCGCCGAGTTGAACGTCACGCCGCCGTCCGAACTCGCGACGCGCGCGCAGGCGCTCGAACAGGCGGGCAACACGGTGTCGTGGCTGATCGATTTCGGTGCGGACGGTGTCGATAGCGCATCGGTACTCGCCTTGATCGCGTTCGGCGACACGCTGAAACCCGGCGCGCGCGAAGCGGTCGAGCGGCTCGCGCGGATGGGTGTGAAGAGTGTCCTCGTGACCGGCGATAACAAAGGCAGCGCGGCAAACGTCGCGGCGGCGCTCGGCATCGACGAGTACCACGCGCAGGTGTTGCCCGACGACAAGGCGCGCGTGATACGCGATCTGAAGATCCGTTCGGCGGGTATCGTCGCGATGGCCGGCGACGGCATCAACGACGCGCCCGCGCTCGCCGCCGCCGACCTCGGCATCGCGATGGCGACCGGCACCGACGTCGCGATGCAGGCAGCCGGCATCACGCTGATGCGCGGCGACCCGACGCTCGTCGCGGACGCGATCGATATCTCGCGGCGCACGTGGCGCAAGATCCGGCAGAACCTGTTCTGGGCGTTCGTCTACAACCTGATCGGTATTCCGCTCGCGGCGTTCGGGTTGTTGGATCCGATGCTCGCCGGTGCGGCGATGGCGTTTTCGAGCGTGAGTGTTGTGGCGAATGCGTTGCTGCTGCGTGGGTGGCGGGGGGTGAAGTAA
- a CDS encoding flavin reductase family protein yields MSHHFYDPMQGHGLPHDPFKAIVAPRTIGWISTCDTDGRPNLAPYSFFGAFATFPPIIGFSSEGYKDSIRNIEATGEFVWNLVTKPLAEQMNRTSAPVAPGVDEFALAGLTAVPGRNVNVPHVGETPAALECRLLQVIRLNTLDGTPMDNFLALGQVVGVHIDNAYLKDGLFDTHAAQPVMRAGYRADYAEIGAMFQMFRPTA; encoded by the coding sequence ATGTCGCATCATTTCTACGACCCGATGCAAGGGCATGGGCTGCCGCACGATCCGTTCAAGGCGATCGTCGCGCCGCGCACGATCGGCTGGATTTCGACGTGCGATACCGACGGTCGTCCGAACCTCGCGCCGTACAGTTTCTTCGGCGCGTTCGCGACGTTTCCGCCGATCATCGGTTTCTCCAGCGAAGGCTACAAGGACAGCATCCGCAACATCGAGGCGACCGGCGAGTTCGTGTGGAATCTCGTGACGAAGCCGCTCGCCGAACAGATGAACCGCACGTCGGCGCCGGTCGCGCCCGGCGTCGACGAATTCGCGCTCGCGGGTTTGACTGCCGTGCCCGGCCGCAACGTGAACGTGCCGCACGTCGGCGAGACGCCGGCCGCGCTCGAATGCCGGTTGTTGCAGGTGATCCGTCTGAACACGCTCGACGGCACGCCGATGGACAACTTCCTCGCGCTCGGTCAGGTGGTCGGCGTTCACATCGACAACGCGTATCTGAAGGATGGCCTGTTCGACACGCACGCCGCGCAGCCGGTGATGCGGGCGGGTTATCGCGCGGACTATGCGGAGATCGGCGCGATGTTTCAGATGTTCCGGCCGACTGCTTGA
- a CDS encoding FMN-binding negative transcriptional regulator — translation MYVPAHFEENRPEVLQALIADQPLGALVTVSPQGLDANHVPFEFDTARGPHGTLRAHVARANPVWQEAAAAPDALVIFQGPAAYVSPTWYPSKHATHRQVPTYNYMVVHAHGRIVVHDDETFLRGLVARLTRKMEAGEAQPWKMGDAPPDYIQQMLGAIVGIEIEVTRIVGKWKLSQNKEAADRRGASDTLIARDSDAQQAVGQAMRDAPPAF, via the coding sequence ATGTATGTCCCCGCCCACTTCGAAGAGAACCGTCCCGAAGTCCTGCAGGCACTGATCGCCGATCAGCCGCTCGGCGCGCTGGTCACGGTTAGCCCGCAGGGGCTCGACGCGAACCACGTGCCGTTCGAATTCGACACGGCGCGCGGACCGCACGGCACACTGCGCGCACACGTCGCGCGTGCGAATCCGGTGTGGCAGGAAGCGGCGGCCGCACCGGATGCGCTGGTGATCTTCCAGGGCCCCGCCGCGTACGTGTCGCCGACGTGGTATCCGAGCAAGCACGCCACGCATCGCCAGGTGCCGACTTATAACTACATGGTCGTCCATGCGCATGGGCGGATCGTCGTGCACGACGACGAGACGTTCCTGCGCGGACTCGTCGCGCGGCTCACGCGGAAGATGGAAGCCGGCGAAGCGCAACCGTGGAAGATGGGCGACGCGCCGCCCGATTACATCCAGCAGATGCTCGGCGCGATCGTCGGGATCGAGATCGAGGTGACGCGGATCGTCGGCAAATGGAAGCTGAGCCAGAACAAGGAAGCCGCCGACCGCCGCGGCGCGTCCGATACCCTCATTGCCCGCGACAGCGACGCGCAACAGGCCGTCGGTCAGGCAATGCGCGACGCGCCGCCGGCGTTCTAG